The Planctomycetota bacterium genome has a window encoding:
- a CDS encoding Gfo/Idh/MocA family oxidoreductase: MSQTPGILRRQFLRRALIALGAAPAAPHIVASAALGKDGQVAPSDRIILGAMGIGGRGSYDFGCMLREPDVRCVAVCDVQRERRERAKKMVDARNGDDQCAAYVDFREMFARPDIDAVLIATGCNWHGFGAILAARAGKDAYAEKPTTKTIAESLELAATFQRTARVFQGGMQRRSVAHFMYAMNIIHSGKLGKLHTLYAHPGGMTVGMSGWAPAEPEPSKEEVDWDLYLGTAAWRPFNRGLLRSGWSCFEEGGGLVGAGILPWGSHCVDLCQWAKQSDDTVPVEYHPPQGDQTTAVYADGVKLIVRNGGWMPNVGSCPMRAEGDKGWVEVGDSGEINVSNPEWLAARGQKTGGYPADSHIRDFFDCVKSRGLPRANHFVTCNSHIACHAVNIALLLKRKLTYDPKKHEFIGDEQANRLRSEALREPWRR; the protein is encoded by the coding sequence ATGTCACAAACGCCGGGCATCCTCCGCCGGCAGTTCCTCCGGCGCGCACTCATCGCCCTCGGGGCCGCCCCAGCCGCGCCGCATATCGTGGCATCGGCGGCGCTGGGCAAGGACGGCCAGGTGGCCCCCAGCGACAGAATCATCCTGGGCGCCATGGGCATCGGCGGACGCGGCTCCTACGACTTCGGCTGCATGCTCCGCGAGCCCGACGTGCGCTGCGTGGCCGTGTGCGACGTGCAGCGCGAGCGCCGCGAGCGCGCCAAGAAGATGGTGGACGCGCGGAACGGCGACGACCAGTGCGCCGCCTACGTGGACTTCCGCGAGATGTTCGCCCGCCCCGACATTGACGCGGTGCTGATCGCCACGGGCTGCAACTGGCACGGCTTCGGGGCCATCCTGGCCGCCAGAGCGGGCAAGGACGCCTACGCCGAAAAGCCCACTACGAAGACCATCGCGGAGAGCCTGGAGCTGGCTGCGACCTTCCAGCGCACCGCCCGCGTCTTCCAGGGCGGCATGCAGCGCCGCAGCGTCGCCCATTTCATGTACGCCATGAACATCATCCACAGCGGCAAGCTGGGCAAGCTCCACACCCTCTACGCCCACCCCGGCGGCATGACCGTGGGCATGAGCGGCTGGGCGCCCGCCGAGCCCGAGCCATCCAAGGAAGAGGTGGACTGGGACCTCTACCTCGGCACGGCGGCCTGGCGGCCGTTCAACCGTGGGCTCCTGCGTTCGGGCTGGTCCTGCTTCGAGGAGGGCGGCGGCCTCGTGGGCGCAGGCATCCTCCCGTGGGGCTCGCACTGCGTGGACCTCTGCCAGTGGGCGAAGCAGAGCGACGACACGGTGCCCGTCGAATACCACCCGCCCCAAGGCGACCAGACGACCGCCGTCTACGCCGACGGCGTGAAGCTGATCGTGCGCAACGGCGGCTGGATGCCCAACGTCGGCTCGTGTCCCATGCGGGCCGAGGGCGACAAAGGCTGGGTCGAGGTAGGCGACAGCGGCGAGATCAACGTCAGCAACCCCGAATGGCTCGCCGCCCGCGGCCAGAAGACCGGCGGCTACCCCGCCGACAGCCACATTCGCGACTTCTTCGACTGCGTGAAGTCCCGCGGCCTGCCGCGGGCCAACCACTTCGTCACCTGCAACTCGCACATTGCCTGCCACGCCGTCAACATCGCGCTGCTTCTGAAGCGCAAGCTCACCTACGACCCGAAGAAGCACGAGTTCATCGGCGACGAGCAGGCCAATCGCCTCCGCTCCGAGGCCCTGCGCGAGCCCTGGAGAAGGTGA
- a CDS encoding PAS domain S-box protein, whose amino-acid sequence MKRTGKSRPAARRPSRADLEGKVPALREPLAAAADEREPATMRAALRELERWRGRCAALYDAAPVGYVTLDGEGLIQAVNPLAARLLGVERAAALQRPLFDWVARDDRPKARRWLQRLRARGEARVELALAPAQAPVVPVSLAGRRVEGRRRGSFEILAAVESIAERRRAEEASRWFAQFPEENPNPVLRVAASGAELLYANARARALLPRLGATEDEPVPPALRALAAEALRGESVVEQEVADGDGRVYWFAAIRPRREAYVNLYALDITARARAEAALRASEERLRSQVEHMPIACILHDSEGRFTGWNPAAEQLFGYSASEALGKHPCDLIVPPQTRDHVRDVLRRVAAGEAEARNVNENVTKDGRTILCRWTNTPIRDAQGRVVGHLAMAEDVTERVRTRQALLQSQDDMDRAQAVAHTGSWRLDVQNNVLLWSEESWRIFGLPKGTPLTYETFLSTVHPDDRAYVDERWQAALRGEPYDLEHRIVVGSTVKWVREKAYLEFDPDGALRGGFGITQDITARKAMEEELRHARDQMELRVWQRTAELAETVRQLEAEKAATERAAARAEVTARLLRLFAEKTARRDYLEASVALLHDWSGCRCVGIRVLREDGGLPYEAQVGFSADFLRREMELNAANTACVCVRVATNAPEPQDEPALTPGGSFACADTPSFVAGLAPTDLPRYRGVCVRVGFRTLAVVPIRYRGRSLGAIHLADERPGMLSQEDIEFLESRALLIGEALHRFSLEEEVLAISEEERRRVGQELHDTLGQQLTGVAYLVDLLEDSLASRSLPEASDVLTVRKQLGESIARVRDLSHGLYPVRLVAGGLAAALAELAEGVRTRRGVACVLECDEGVAAADERAAIHLYRIAQEAVTNALKHAQAQRITLRLRQDAEGLCLEIADDGVGLPRDALSRKGLGLHIMQYRAENLGGRFEALAPPGGGTLIRCSAVGQPKARGEEMAP is encoded by the coding sequence ATGAAGCGAACAGGGAAGTCCAGGCCCGCTGCCCGTCGGCCCTCCCGAGCTGACCTGGAGGGCAAGGTCCCGGCCTTGCGCGAGCCGCTCGCCGCCGCGGCCGATGAGCGGGAACCGGCGACGATGCGCGCCGCCCTGCGCGAGCTGGAGCGCTGGCGCGGGCGCTGCGCCGCGCTCTACGACGCGGCGCCCGTGGGCTACGTCACGCTCGACGGCGAGGGCCTCATCCAGGCCGTCAACCCCCTGGCGGCCCGGCTCCTGGGGGTCGAGCGCGCGGCGGCCCTCCAACGCCCGCTGTTCGACTGGGTGGCCAGGGACGACCGCCCGAAGGCGCGGCGCTGGCTCCAGCGGTTGCGCGCGCGCGGAGAGGCCCGCGTCGAGCTCGCGCTGGCTCCCGCGCAGGCGCCCGTAGTGCCCGTCAGCCTCGCCGGCCGCCGCGTCGAGGGCAGGAGACGCGGCTCCTTCGAGATTCTCGCGGCCGTCGAGAGCATCGCGGAGCGCCGGCGGGCCGAGGAGGCCAGCCGCTGGTTCGCCCAGTTCCCCGAGGAGAACCCGAACCCCGTGTTGCGGGTGGCGGCGTCGGGCGCTGAGCTGCTCTATGCCAACGCCAGGGCGCGCGCCCTCCTGCCGCGTCTGGGCGCGACCGAGGACGAGCCGGTGCCCCCCGCCCTGCGCGCGCTGGCCGCCGAGGCCCTGCGCGGGGAGAGCGTCGTCGAGCAGGAAGTGGCCGATGGCGACGGCCGCGTCTACTGGTTCGCCGCCATCCGGCCGCGCCGCGAAGCCTATGTCAACCTCTACGCCCTCGACATCACCGCGCGCGCGCGGGCCGAGGCCGCCCTGCGCGCGAGCGAGGAGCGGCTGCGCTCCCAGGTGGAGCATATGCCAATCGCCTGCATTCTGCACGACAGCGAGGGCCGCTTCACCGGCTGGAACCCTGCGGCGGAACAGCTCTTCGGCTATTCGGCCAGCGAGGCCCTGGGCAAACACCCGTGCGACCTCATCGTCCCCCCTCAGACACGCGACCACGTTCGGGACGTCCTCCGCCGGGTGGCGGCCGGGGAGGCCGAGGCCCGGAATGTGAACGAGAACGTGACCAAGGACGGGCGCACGATCCTCTGCCGCTGGACCAACACCCCGATCCGCGACGCCCAGGGGCGCGTGGTGGGCCACCTTGCGATGGCCGAGGACGTCACCGAGCGCGTGCGCACCCGGCAGGCTCTTCTCCAGAGCCAGGACGACATGGACCGCGCGCAGGCCGTGGCCCACACGGGGAGCTGGCGGCTCGATGTTCAGAACAACGTGCTCCTGTGGTCCGAGGAGAGCTGGCGCATCTTCGGCTTGCCCAAGGGCACGCCGCTCACCTACGAAACGTTTCTGAGCACAGTGCACCCCGACGACCGGGCGTACGTGGACGAGCGCTGGCAGGCCGCGCTTCGCGGCGAGCCCTATGACCTGGAGCATCGCATCGTCGTGGGCAGCACGGTGAAGTGGGTCCGCGAGAAGGCCTACCTCGAGTTCGACCCCGACGGAGCGCTCCGCGGCGGCTTCGGGATCACGCAGGACATCACGGCGCGCAAGGCCATGGAGGAGGAGCTACGGCACGCCCGCGACCAGATGGAGCTGCGGGTATGGCAACGCACCGCCGAGCTGGCCGAGACCGTGCGCCAGCTCGAGGCGGAGAAGGCCGCCACCGAGCGTGCGGCCGCGCGCGCCGAGGTCACGGCCCGGCTCCTGCGGCTCTTCGCCGAGAAGACCGCGCGACGCGATTACCTGGAGGCCTCCGTGGCCCTGCTGCACGACTGGAGCGGGTGCCGCTGCGTGGGCATCCGCGTGCTGCGCGAGGACGGCGGCCTGCCCTACGAGGCCCAGGTGGGCTTCAGCGCCGACTTCCTGAGACGGGAGATGGAGCTGAACGCGGCAAACACCGCCTGCGTCTGCGTGCGCGTGGCCACCAACGCGCCCGAGCCGCAGGACGAGCCGGCGCTCACCCCCGGCGGCTCGTTCGCGTGTGCGGACACCCCCTCGTTCGTCGCGGGGCTGGCGCCGACGGACCTGCCGCGCTACCGCGGCGTGTGCGTGCGCGTGGGCTTCCGCACACTGGCGGTCGTGCCGATCCGCTACCGCGGCCGCTCGCTCGGGGCCATTCACCTGGCCGATGAGCGGCCGGGCATGCTTTCGCAGGAGGACATCGAATTCCTCGAGTCGCGCGCCCTGCTCATCGGCGAAGCGCTCCACCGGTTCTCCCTCGAAGAGGAGGTTCTCGCCATCAGCGAGGAGGAGCGCCGCCGCGTGGGCCAGGAACTGCACGACACCCTGGGGCAGCAGCTCACCGGGGTGGCGTACCTGGTGGACCTGTTGGAGGACTCGCTGGCCAGCCGCTCGCTGCCCGAGGCGTCCGATGTCTTGACTGTGCGCAAGCAGCTCGGCGAATCGATCGCGCGCGTGCGCGACCTCTCGCACGGCCTGTATCCTGTGCGCCTGGTCGCCGGAGGGCTGGCGGCCGCCCTGGCCGAGCTGGCCGAAGGGGTGCGGACGCGCCGCGGCGTGGCCTGCGTGCTCGAGTGCGACGAAGGCGTGGCGGCGGCCGACGAGCGCGCCGCCATCCACCTCTACCGCATCGCCCAGGAGGCGGTGACGAACGCCCTCAAACACGCCCAGGCCCAGCGCATCACGCTCCGGCTGCGCCAGGATGCGGAGGGCCTCTGCCTCGAGATCGCCGACGACGGCGTAGGCCTGCCCCGCGACGCCCTGAGCCGCAAGGGGCTGGGCCTCCACATCATGCAGTACCGGGCCGAGAACCTCGGAGGGCGGTTCGAGGCCCTGGCGCCCCCCGGCGGCGGCACGCTGATCCGCTGCTCAGCCGTGGGCCAGCCGAAGGCCAGGGGAGAGGAGATGGCCCCGTGA
- a CDS encoding response regulator transcription factor, producing MTKRDDNQPAPAKASVLVVDDHPVIREGLATLIGRQADMVVCAEADNPHDALAAAAEHEPRLAVVDISLGGADGLDLVRDLKTRQPKMDILVLSMHDETVYAERALRAGASGYVMKEERLPVVVQALRSVLQGEVYLSEKMTARLVRRVAGRAEAALPVAALSDRELQILALLGEGLGPTQIAERLHISPKTVETHRARVRDKLRLESATELRRYAIEWVRERGGC from the coding sequence GTGACCAAGAGAGACGACAACCAACCTGCGCCAGCCAAGGCCTCGGTGTTGGTCGTGGACGACCATCCCGTGATCCGCGAGGGGCTGGCCACGCTCATCGGCCGGCAGGCCGACATGGTGGTGTGCGCCGAGGCCGACAACCCGCACGACGCGCTGGCCGCGGCGGCCGAGCACGAGCCCCGGCTCGCCGTTGTGGACATCTCGCTCGGCGGCGCCGACGGCCTGGACCTCGTGCGCGACCTCAAGACCCGGCAGCCCAAGATGGATATCCTGGTGCTCTCGATGCACGACGAGACGGTCTATGCCGAGCGCGCCCTGCGGGCCGGCGCCAGCGGCTACGTGATGAAGGAGGAGCGCCTGCCGGTCGTCGTGCAGGCCCTTCGCAGCGTGCTCCAGGGCGAGGTCTACCTGAGCGAGAAGATGACCGCGCGGCTCGTGCGGCGCGTGGCAGGCCGCGCCGAGGCCGCCCTGCCCGTCGCGGCCCTCAGCGACCGCGAACTCCAGATCCTCGCCCTCCTCGGCGAGGGCCTGGGGCCCACCCAGATCGCCGAGCGACTTCACATCAGCCCCAAGACCGTCGAGACCCATCGCGCCCGCGTCAGGGACAAGCTCCGCCTCGAGTCCGCCACCGAGCTCCGACGCTATGCCATCGAGTGGGTGAGAGAGCGGGGCGGCTGCTGA
- a CDS encoding response regulator, translating to MASILIIEDDRYQRLLLEEELASDGHFTFSASSGHEALERMKASAPDLVVLDIGLPGMDGIELLGKLLALNHELPVVIHTAYEGYRGNLMAWVADAYVLKQSDLAPLKQAVRRVLDSRRMTRPNVAPSKSPWPLVPSSHCETPHLGGDAV from the coding sequence ATGGCCAGTATCCTGATCATCGAAGACGACCGGTACCAACGCCTCCTTCTCGAGGAGGAACTGGCCAGCGACGGCCATTTCACCTTCTCGGCCTCCAGCGGCCACGAGGCCCTCGAACGGATGAAGGCCTCGGCACCCGACCTGGTGGTCCTCGACATCGGGCTGCCCGGCATGGACGGCATCGAGCTGCTGGGCAAGCTGCTGGCCCTCAACCACGAACTGCCTGTGGTGATCCACACGGCCTACGAGGGCTACCGGGGCAACCTCATGGCGTGGGTCGCCGACGCCTACGTGCTGAAGCAATCCGACCTCGCCCCACTGAAGCAGGCGGTCCGCAGGGTGCTGGACTCGCGTCGGATGACCCGGCCCAACGTCGCCCCCTCGAAGAGCCCGTGGCCGCTTGTGCCCTCTTCCCACTGCGAGACGCCCCATCTTGGAGGAGACGCTGTATGA
- a CDS encoding ferredoxin, with the protein MRAVIDEGLCTACGTCPEVCPEVFELPDDAEVARVKVDVVPPELEPKCRQAAEECPVSAISIQE; encoded by the coding sequence ATGAGAGCCGTGATTGACGAGGGCCTGTGCACCGCGTGCGGCACCTGCCCCGAAGTGTGCCCCGAAGTCTTCGAACTGCCCGATGATGCAGAGGTCGCCCGGGTCAAGGTGGACGTGGTTCCGCCGGAGCTCGAGCCGAAGTGCCGCCAGGCCGCCGAGGAGTGCCCGGTCAGCGCGATCTCCATCCAGGAATAG
- a CDS encoding class II SORL domain-containing protein — MAEEKLDLFAQVNAPANLEALTDLEKKHVPVITAPDAVKSGECFEVIVEVGKLLAHPNELAHFIEFIELYAGHVYLARMDFTAKQTCPIMRVCVALPKDLGPLRAFERCNLHGVWTASKPIAVR, encoded by the coding sequence ATGGCAGAAGAGAAGCTGGATTTGTTCGCCCAGGTGAATGCGCCCGCCAACCTGGAGGCGCTGACCGACCTGGAGAAGAAGCACGTGCCCGTCATCACGGCGCCAGACGCCGTGAAGTCTGGGGAGTGCTTCGAGGTGATCGTGGAGGTGGGCAAGCTGCTCGCCCACCCCAACGAGCTGGCCCATTTCATCGAGTTCATCGAGCTGTACGCCGGCCACGTCTACCTGGCGCGGATGGACTTCACTGCCAAGCAGACCTGCCCCATCATGCGGGTGTGTGTGGCCCTGCCCAAGGACCTCGGCCCGCTGCGCGCCTTCGAGCGCTGCAACCTCCACGGCGTGTGGACGGCGTCCAAGCCGATCGCTGTCCGCTAG
- a CDS encoding DUF6288 domain-containing protein: MQTKRMVRPGFVPWTIFGAACLCAWARAAEGDEYYSTEPIYSSRPNPSREVPFGYVGVTGVMARIYPGVIVKVESTVPGSPADGKFKKGEVITGINGVALKGLNPFVALGDALTRAEATDGRMIFDVASADGKSQRKETVRIPVLGPYSKTWPLACAKSKKIVEQAAEFYADRSKFGARYDERGIPAALACLFLLSTGDDKYLPAVQAYFAGFPKDVARIGDHTWNNGYNGIACGEYYLRTGDKAVLPILQYYCDDAKRRQKWGCGWVHWGMGVSPGYVAGGLMNPAGAQLLTTLLLGKECGVNVDDETLLGALRFFWRFAGRGTVPYGDHRGEGGLGSNGKDGMIAAAMQIAAGSQGDVAIYEEARQYLAMSMLTSYPVLVMGHGDDGRGDGIWRSIVTSYMLRDRPAQYREAMDRLTWWHDLSREPGGSIGIATLAWENGVIGSSGPGIGLSYTAPLRTLRITGAPRTKHSKDYTLPAHLWGTKADRAFLSIDHNPKYYNYGPDEPTHIPFWALGSAYHRPQTDLEKVPREVMLKNAYHRNYMIRTQAAKALRAVGALGELEKLLRDPDPRVRRAGLDGLTDYNYWFVYGRNPISAEQFSPAMLEAIRKMLSDHQESWWVVDGALLALKFAPAKEIEALKPLILPWTKHSDWWLRESSFMALSGLEKDDALYLETVPTLLKVLADEYHTQPRARMLSHLEGVLKAKKETSPAGKRIVAGLRDAVQTSEIKPGIRSPEGAYNVAQAANVCLQNDPTLAVTLARMFQQRFDLLATGDLIRFVAAPNSNPEGKPYGLYTVLDKLPAQLREELTDVLFNVYRPELIRRMVAEDASKDQPLVDTIIDLAKLRKPIAGWRPVGTPRPEERVWRFTSFDPQAEKDKMHPREKKRFRNIQLPKELEGWFKADYDDSRWPKGRAPIGVGVFKRGQTSFKNNSDWGSGEFLVMRTTFELDAVDCDSYRLSILARQGFDVYLNGHKIETYIWWKDQPHYRPIVLDAGQIRHLKKGTNVLAAYANVEYEGKTHEPVGQMDLFIEGLKMSDLK; this comes from the coding sequence GTGCAAACGAAACGCATGGTGCGGCCGGGGTTCGTTCCGTGGACCATATTCGGCGCGGCCTGCCTGTGCGCGTGGGCCCGTGCCGCAGAGGGCGACGAGTACTACTCCACCGAGCCGATCTACAGCTCACGCCCGAACCCCAGCCGCGAGGTGCCCTTCGGCTATGTCGGCGTGACAGGGGTGATGGCGCGAATCTACCCGGGCGTGATCGTCAAGGTCGAGAGCACCGTGCCCGGCTCGCCTGCCGACGGCAAGTTCAAGAAGGGCGAAGTCATCACGGGGATCAACGGCGTCGCGCTGAAGGGCCTGAACCCCTTCGTCGCGCTGGGCGACGCGCTCACGCGAGCCGAGGCGACCGATGGCCGGATGATCTTCGACGTCGCCTCCGCCGATGGCAAGTCGCAGAGGAAGGAAACCGTTCGTATCCCCGTGCTGGGCCCCTACAGCAAGACCTGGCCGCTCGCGTGCGCCAAGTCGAAGAAGATCGTCGAGCAGGCGGCGGAGTTCTACGCCGACCGCAGCAAGTTTGGAGCCAGGTACGACGAGCGCGGCATCCCGGCGGCGCTGGCCTGCCTGTTCCTGCTCTCGACCGGCGACGACAAGTACCTGCCCGCCGTCCAGGCGTACTTCGCCGGTTTCCCGAAGGACGTGGCGAGGATCGGCGACCACACCTGGAACAACGGCTACAATGGCATCGCGTGCGGCGAGTACTACCTGCGCACGGGCGACAAGGCGGTGCTGCCGATCTTGCAGTACTATTGCGACGACGCGAAGCGCCGCCAGAAGTGGGGTTGCGGCTGGGTGCACTGGGGCATGGGCGTGAGCCCCGGCTATGTCGCCGGCGGCCTGATGAATCCGGCCGGCGCCCAGCTCCTGACCACGCTGCTCCTGGGCAAGGAGTGCGGCGTGAACGTGGACGACGAGACGCTGCTCGGCGCGCTGCGCTTCTTCTGGCGCTTCGCCGGCCGCGGCACCGTGCCCTACGGCGATCACCGCGGCGAGGGCGGCCTGGGCTCCAACGGCAAGGACGGCATGATCGCCGCCGCCATGCAGATCGCCGCGGGCTCGCAGGGCGATGTCGCCATCTACGAGGAGGCCCGCCAGTATCTCGCCATGTCCATGCTCACCAGCTACCCCGTGCTCGTGATGGGGCACGGCGACGACGGCCGCGGCGACGGCATCTGGCGCAGCATCGTCACGTCCTACATGCTGCGCGACCGCCCCGCGCAGTATCGCGAAGCCATGGACCGCCTCACCTGGTGGCACGACCTGAGCCGCGAGCCGGGCGGGAGCATCGGCATCGCGACGCTCGCGTGGGAGAACGGGGTCATCGGCTCGTCCGGCCCCGGCATCGGCCTGTCCTACACGGCGCCCCTGAGAACGCTGCGCATCACCGGCGCGCCCCGCACGAAGCACTCGAAGGACTACACGCTGCCCGCGCACCTCTGGGGCACGAAGGCCGACCGGGCCTTCCTCTCGATTGACCACAACCCCAAGTACTACAACTACGGGCCCGATGAGCCCACCCACATTCCCTTCTGGGCGCTCGGGAGCGCATACCACCGGCCCCAGACGGACCTCGAGAAGGTGCCCCGCGAGGTGATGCTCAAGAACGCCTATCACAGGAACTACATGATCCGCACGCAGGCGGCCAAGGCGCTCCGCGCGGTAGGCGCGCTCGGCGAGCTCGAGAAGCTCCTGCGCGACCCCGACCCGCGCGTGCGCCGCGCCGGGCTCGACGGCCTGACCGACTACAACTACTGGTTCGTCTACGGCCGAAACCCCATCTCCGCCGAGCAGTTCTCCCCAGCGATGCTCGAGGCCATCAGGAAGATGCTCTCCGACCACCAGGAATCATGGTGGGTCGTGGACGGCGCGCTGCTGGCGCTGAAGTTCGCCCCCGCGAAGGAGATCGAGGCGCTCAAGCCGCTCATCCTGCCCTGGACCAAGCACTCGGACTGGTGGCTCCGCGAGTCCTCCTTCATGGCCCTCTCGGGGCTCGAGAAGGACGACGCTCTTTACCTGGAGACCGTACCGACCCTGCTAAAGGTGCTGGCCGACGAGTACCACACCCAGCCGCGCGCGCGGATGCTCAGCCACCTGGAGGGCGTCCTGAAGGCCAAGAAGGAGACGAGCCCGGCGGGCAAGCGGATCGTGGCGGGGCTCCGCGACGCCGTCCAGACGAGCGAGATCAAACCCGGCATCCGGTCGCCCGAAGGCGCCTATAACGTCGCCCAAGCGGCCAACGTGTGCCTCCAGAACGACCCGACGCTCGCCGTCACCCTCGCACGCATGTTCCAGCAGCGCTTCGACCTGCTCGCCACGGGCGATCTCATCCGGTTCGTGGCGGCGCCGAACTCGAATCCCGAGGGCAAGCCCTACGGCCTCTACACCGTGCTCGACAAGCTCCCTGCCCAACTGCGCGAAGAGCTCACCGACGTTCTGTTCAACGTGTATCGCCCTGAGCTCATCCGGCGCATGGTTGCCGAAGACGCCAGCAAGGACCAGCCCCTCGTGGACACAATCATTGACCTGGCGAAGCTCCGCAAGCCCATCGCCGGCTGGCGCCCCGTAGGCACCCCCAGGCCCGAGGAGCGCGTCTGGCGCTTCACCTCGTTCGACCCGCAGGCCGAGAAAGACAAGATGCATCCGCGCGAGAAGAAGCGCTTCCGCAACATCCAACTGCCCAAGGAACTGGAGGGCTGGTTCAAGGCCGACTACGACGACAGCCGGTGGCCGAAGGGCCGCGCGCCCATCGGCGTCGGCGTCTTCAAGAGGGGCCAGACGTCGTTCAAGAACAACTCCGATTGGGGCAGCGGCGAGTTCCTCGTGATGCGGACCACGTTCGAACTGGACGCGGTGGACTGCGACTCGTACCGCCTGAGCATCCTGGCGCGGCAGGGCTTCGACGTGTACCTGAACGGCCACAAGATCGAGACTTACATCTGGTGGAAGGACCAGCCGCACTACCGCCCCATCGTGCTGGACGCAGGCCAGATCCGGCATCTGAAGAAGGGCACCAACGTGCTGGCCGCCTATGCCAACGTCGAGTATGAAGGCAAGACGCACGAGCCTGTGGGGCAGATGGACCTGTTCATCGAAGGCCTGAAAATGTCGGACCTCAAGTAG
- a CDS encoding DUF3467 domain-containing protein produces MPEAKPNTAGGETQQTPGGTTLHIRGQDVKTSYANMCLLLSTREEMILDFGLTLVGGAAEQREANMTVSNRIIMGVPAAKRLAIALSQAIQCYENAFGVIELEPRPVAPQKPAR; encoded by the coding sequence ATGCCGGAGGCGAAGCCCAACACGGCTGGCGGCGAAACCCAGCAGACCCCGGGAGGCACGACTCTGCACATCCGTGGCCAGGACGTCAAGACCTCCTACGCCAACATGTGCCTGCTCCTCAGCACGCGCGAGGAGATGATCCTGGACTTCGGGCTCACGCTGGTGGGCGGCGCCGCCGAGCAGCGCGAGGCCAACATGACGGTGAGCAACCGGATCATCATGGGCGTGCCGGCCGCGAAGCGTCTGGCCATCGCCCTGTCGCAGGCCATCCAATGCTACGAGAACGCGTTCGGCGTCATCGAGTTGGAGCCTCGGCCCGTTGCGCCCCAGAAGCCGGCCCGCTAG